One genomic segment of Impatiens glandulifera chromosome 6, dImpGla2.1, whole genome shotgun sequence includes these proteins:
- the LOC124943908 gene encoding subtilisin-like protease SBT4.3 has protein sequence MGSLPEGEYLARSHHTNLLQSLGLSNNVIKTTLLRSYSRSFNGFAANITPSEVSKLKSMEGVAFVFQSHEYYLQTTRSWDYMGLSLDVPRNLKIESDIIIGHIDSGVLPDMESLADHGLGNIPTKWKGVCLGGKNFTCNKKLIGARYYAGDSAMDILYHGTHTASTAVGRVVRNANFYGIANGTARGGVPSSRIASYRACEMTCTGRDIMAAFDDAIADGVDIITISIAPFPPLNLSEDAVAIGSFHAMEKGILTVQGAGNIKVHMLKSVLSFAPWVFTVGASTTDRKIINKLVLGNGRILISTTINPFDTGNLNKNLVYGKGISRHCNESSAMQCMEDCIDPYLVKGKIMVCDVNESKEILSLKAMSAGASGVIFRKGDVGKDIADVSPMPTAFLNDPDFRYIESYLKSEVLPSARILKSESIKSQSPILVSLSSRGPNIILPEILKPDVVAPGITILAESPTENLISMGIPGAKYNIHSGTSMACPHVTGAASFVKSKHPDWSISAIKSSLMTTAWNMNNKYNPDAELGHGAGHIDPLKAVYPGLVYETSIDEYFNLFCTLGSEGEKLRKMFGSKQTCPKGIRLSAKDLNYPTMTAPVTKNSSFNIQFSRVVTNVGCVNSTYHAQVSKGDNGISINVEPSILSFITLNERKNFVVTVTGQWLNQDHLSYSLVWFDGTHSVRSPIILYQSSIL, from the exons ATGGGAAGCCTCCCCGAAGGAGAATACTTAGCTCGCTCTCACCATACTAATTTACTTCAATCTCTTGGTCTTAGCAATAA TGTGATTAAGACGACATTGTTGAGGAGCTATTCAAGAAGTTTTAATGGTTTTGCTGCGAATATCACGCCGAGTGAAGTATCAAAGTTGAAAa GCATGGAAGGTGTTGCATTTGTTTTCCAAAGTCATGAATATTATCTTCAAACCACAAGATCTTGGGACTATATGGGTTTGTCCCTAGATGTTCCTCGAAATCTCAAAATTGAGAGTGACATTATAATTGGACATATCGATTCCGGTGTATTACCTGACATGGAAAGTTTGGCAGACCACGGTTTAGGCAATATTCCTACAAAATGGAAGGGTGTTTGTCTTGGTGGCAAGAATTTCACTTGTAACAA GAAGCTTATTGGAGCGAGGTACTATGCCGGAGATTCAGCAATGGATATTTTATATCATGGGACTCACACAGCCTCCACTGCAGTTGGAAGGGTTGTAAGAAATGCCAACTTTTATGGCATTGCAAATGGAACCGCTAGAGGAGGTGTTCCATCATCAAGGATAGCTTCATACAGAGCGTGTGAAATGACTTGTACGGGTAGAGATATCATGGCCGCCTTTGATGATGCCATTGCAGACGGAGTTGACATTATCACTATCTCAATTGCACCTTTCCCACCTTTAAATTTAAGTGAGGATGCTGTTGCTATTGGATCATTTCATGCAATGGAGAAGGGCATACTAACTGTACAAGGTGCCGGAAACATAAAAGTTCACATGTTGAAATCGGTTTTAAGCTTTGCACCCTGGGTGTTTACTGTGGGTGCTAGTACTACAGATAGaaaaattatcaacaaactTGTTCTTGGAAATGGCCGCATACTCATT AGTACTACAATAAATCCTTTTGATACGGGCAACCTCAACAAGAACTTGGTGTATGGAAAAGGAATTAGCAGACATTGTAACGAATCAAGTGCAAT GCAATGTATGGAGGATTGCATAGACCCTTATTTGGTGAAGGGAAAAATAATGGTATGTGATGTTAATGAATCTAAGGAAATTCTGAGCCTAAAAGCTATGAGTGCCGGTGCAAGTGGCGTTATTTTTCGAAAAGGTGATGTAGGAAAAGATATTGCTGATGTTTCACCTATGCCTACTGCATTTTTAAATGACCCAGATTTTCGTTATATCGAGTCTTACCTCAAGTCCGAAGTATTGCCCTCTGCTCGAATACTAAAAAGTGAGAGTATTAAGAGTCAATCTCCCATCTTGGTTTCTTTGTCTAGTAGAGGACCCAATATAATTTTACCAGAAATTTTAAAG CCTGATGTAGTTGCACCGGGCATAACTATCCTGGCAGAAAGTCCTACAGAGAATCTTATATCTATGGGAATACCCGGTGCAAAGTACAACATCCATTCTGGAACTTCTATGGCATGTCCCCATGTTACTGGAGCAGCTTCTTTTGTAAAATCAAAACACCCCGATTGGTCTATTTCAGCTATTAAATCATCTCTCATGACTACCg CTTGGAACATGAATAATAAATACAACCCAGATGCTGAACTTGGTCATGGAGCAGGACACATTGATCCATTGAAGGCGGTATATCCTGGACTCGTATATGAGACCTCAATTGATGAATATTTCAACTTGTTTTGTACCTTAGGTTCTGAAGgagaaaaattgagaaaaatgttTGGATCGAAGCAAACGTGTCCAAAGGGGATTAGATTGTCTGCAAAGGATCTCAACTACCCAACAATGACGGCACCGGTGACTAAAAACTCGTCTTTCAATATTCAATTTTCAAGAGTAGTGACAAATGTTGGATGTGTAAACTCCACTTATCACGCACAAGTTAGTAAAGGGGACAACGGGATCTCTATCAATGTGGAACCGAGTATTCTCTCTTTTATTACTTTAAATGAGAGGAAAAACTTTGTTGTGACTGTCACCGGACAATGGCTCAACCAAGATCATCTTTCTTATTCCTTGGTATGGTTTGATGGCACTCATTCGGTTAGAAGTCCCATTATCTTGTATCAATCATCTATCCTATGA